The genomic window GCCCGGCCCGCCCTGGGTGAGCAGCATCGGCATGTCGAAGATCTTCAGCGCCTCCATGGCGCGGATCACCACGGCGATGACGATGACGGGCTTCAGCAGCGGCAGCTGCACGTGCCGGAAGACCTGCCAGCGGGTGGCGCCCATGACCCGCGCCGCCTTGATCGGTTCGGGCGGCAGCGCCGAGAGCCCGGAGACGAAGATCAGGAACGTGAGCGGCGTCCACTGCCAGATGTCGGCGATGACGACGGCCACCTGGGCCGCGCGGTAGTCGGACATCCAGCGGATGCGGACGTCCTGGCCGGTGAGCACGCTCAGGACGGAGTTGAGGGGGCCGGTGTCCACCAGCAGCATCGAGAAGTCGTACCCGACCACGACGGGGATGATCATCATGGGGATGAGGAAGACGGTGAGATAGAACCGCCGCCCGCGGGACTCGCGGTAGGTGAGCAGCGCGAGG from Candidatus Methylomirabilota bacterium includes these protein-coding regions:
- a CDS encoding sugar ABC transporter permease, whose amino-acid sequence is MPFLLTIYISLLRWRLTLGFWTAAPWGGFTNFADALTDEGFLYAVLRTFVFAACAVAFELLIGFGLALLTYRESRGRRFYLTVFLIPMMIIPVVVGYDFSMLLVDTGPLNSVLSVLTGQDVRIRWMSDYRAAQVAVVIADIWQWTPLTFLIFVSGLSALPPEPIKAARVMGATRWQVFRHVQLPLLKPVIVIAVVIRAMEALKIFDMPMLLTQGGPGNATETLSIFLWRNAWGFNKISYAAAASLLVLALFSGVIFLSIWLLKRERAQLEEVRA